In Herbaspirillum sp. WKF16, one genomic interval encodes:
- the purM gene encoding phosphoribosylformylglycinamidine cyclo-ligase, translated as MTSPSNVSLSYRDAGVDIDAGDALVEAIKPFAKRTTREGVLGGIGGFGALFEISKKFKEPVLVSGTDGVGTKLKLAFHLNKHDTVGIDLVAMSVNDILVQGAEPLFFLDYFACGKLDVPSATDVIKGIAAGCEQAGCALIGGETAEMPSMYPDGEYDLAGFAVGAVEKSKIIDGTKIAPGDVVLGLASSGAHSNGYSLVRKILEVAKPDLNADFHGRKLADVLMAPTRIYVKPLLSLMEKLEVKGMVHITGGGLVENIPRVLQDNLTAELDAKSWTMPPLFTWLQQHGGVADAEMHRVFNCGIGMTVIVSKENADAAEAHLKAAGETVYRIGAIRARAEGEAQTIVR; from the coding sequence TGCCAAGCGTACAACCCGTGAAGGCGTGCTGGGCGGCATTGGCGGGTTCGGCGCCCTGTTCGAAATCAGCAAGAAATTCAAGGAGCCGGTGCTGGTTTCCGGCACCGACGGCGTGGGCACCAAGCTCAAGCTGGCTTTCCACCTGAACAAGCACGATACGGTCGGTATCGACCTGGTGGCCATGAGCGTCAACGACATCCTGGTGCAGGGCGCCGAGCCGCTGTTCTTCCTCGACTACTTCGCCTGCGGCAAGCTGGACGTGCCCTCGGCCACTGACGTCATCAAGGGCATCGCCGCCGGCTGCGAGCAGGCCGGCTGCGCCCTGATCGGCGGCGAGACCGCCGAAATGCCCTCCATGTACCCGGACGGCGAATACGACCTGGCCGGCTTCGCCGTCGGCGCGGTGGAAAAGTCCAAGATCATCGACGGCACCAAGATCGCCCCGGGCGATGTGGTGCTGGGCCTGGCCTCCTCGGGCGCGCACTCCAACGGCTACTCGCTGGTGCGCAAGATCCTGGAAGTCGCCAAGCCGGACCTGAACGCCGACTTCCACGGCCGCAAGCTGGCCGACGTGCTGATGGCCCCGACCCGCATCTACGTCAAGCCGCTGCTGTCGCTGATGGAGAAGCTGGAAGTCAAGGGCATGGTGCACATCACCGGCGGCGGCCTGGTCGAAAACATCCCGCGCGTGCTGCAGGACAACCTGACCGCCGAGCTGGACGCCAAGTCCTGGACCATGCCGCCGCTGTTCACCTGGCTGCAGCAGCATGGCGGCGTGGCTGACGCCGAGATGCACCGCGTCTTCAACTGCGGCATCGGCATGACCGTGATCGTCTCCAAGGAAAACGCGGACGCCGCCGAAGCCCACCTGAAGGCGGCCGGCGAGACCGTCTACCGCATCGGCGCCATCCGCGCCCGCGCCGAAGGCGAAGCGCAGACCATCGTGCGCTGA
- a CDS encoding peptidase — translation MTYCVAMRLNTGLVFLSDSRTNAGVDHIGTFRKMSVYENPGDRVMVMMTAGNLSISQSIRQMLNERTNAEGRTIWTATSMYEAAQILGDAIRAVHDREAGELGKFGIDFNVSIIFGGQIKGERCRLFQMYSAGNFIESHDENTYFQIGEAKYGKPIIDRVVTPQTTLDEAAKCALISMDSTLKSNISVGLPLDLLIYRSEELAVSRFVTIDEQNQYFQMIRRSWGSQLKRVFEAIDDPVWDAAPEATANVLSSVSDHSEPVRVPPPAGVAREPQAVPRQILAHQDGDSEQAS, via the coding sequence ATGACCTATTGCGTTGCCATGCGCCTGAACACTGGCCTGGTATTCCTGTCCGATTCCCGTACCAACGCAGGCGTCGACCATATCGGCACGTTCCGCAAGATGAGTGTTTACGAGAATCCGGGCGACCGCGTCATGGTGATGATGACCGCAGGCAACCTCTCGATTTCGCAGTCGATCCGCCAGATGCTCAACGAGCGCACCAACGCCGAGGGCCGCACCATCTGGACCGCCACCTCGATGTATGAGGCCGCGCAGATCCTGGGCGACGCCATCCGCGCGGTGCACGACCGCGAGGCCGGCGAGCTGGGCAAGTTCGGCATCGACTTCAACGTCAGCATCATCTTCGGCGGCCAGATCAAGGGCGAGCGCTGCCGCCTGTTCCAGATGTACTCGGCAGGCAACTTCATCGAGTCGCACGACGAGAACACCTATTTCCAGATCGGCGAGGCCAAGTACGGCAAGCCCATCATCGATCGCGTCGTCACGCCGCAGACCACGCTGGACGAGGCCGCCAAGTGCGCGCTGATCTCAATGGACTCGACGCTCAAATCGAACATCTCGGTGGGCCTGCCGCTGGACCTGCTGATCTACCGCAGCGAAGAGCTGGCGGTGTCGCGCTTCGTCACCATCGACGAACAGAACCAGTATTTCCAGATGATCCGCCGCAGTTGGGGCTCGCAGCTCAAGCGCGTGTTCGAGGCGATCGACGATCCGGTCTGGGATGCGGCGCCGGAAGCCACCGCGAACGTGCTCTCTTCGGTGTCCGACCACAGCGAGCCGGTGCGCGTGCCGCCGCCGGCCGGCGTGGCGCGCGAGCCGCAGGCCGTGCCGCGCCAGATCCTGGCGCACCAGGACGGCGACTCGGAACAGGCCAGCTGA
- a CDS encoding alpha-E domain-containing protein, translating to MLSRTADHLFWMARYTERAENTARMLDVHVQTALLPQSTDDAEQGWRAVLGISELLYGYDQKYDKLTQKDVIDFMVRDPDNPSSIASCLRQARENARAVRGALTTEAWEIQNATWIKMQSYLQTNALEQNPSDFFEWVKHRSHLSRGVTIGTMLKDEAFHFIRLGTFLERADNTARIIDVKFHGAKESQSQKQNGQLQSQSQSGVEDSSQIDFYYWAAILRSVSGFEIYRKVYRDVITPERVAELLILRSDMPRSLLACMGHVLSNLKNVHNDVSADTERFAGKLHADLKFARLEEILDEGLHDYLTVFLERIFELGNRISRDFLVPLAA from the coding sequence ATGCTCAGCCGTACCGCCGATCACCTGTTCTGGATGGCCCGCTACACCGAGCGCGCCGAAAACACCGCGCGCATGCTCGACGTGCATGTGCAGACCGCGCTGCTGCCGCAATCGACCGACGACGCCGAGCAAGGCTGGCGCGCCGTGCTCGGCATCTCCGAGCTGCTCTATGGCTACGACCAGAAATACGACAAGCTCACGCAGAAGGACGTCATCGACTTCATGGTGCGCGACCCCGACAACCCGTCGTCGATCGCCTCCTGCCTGCGCCAGGCGCGCGAGAACGCGCGCGCGGTGCGCGGCGCGCTGACCACCGAGGCCTGGGAAATCCAGAACGCCACCTGGATCAAGATGCAGTCCTACCTGCAGACCAATGCGCTGGAGCAGAACCCGAGCGACTTCTTCGAATGGGTCAAGCACCGCTCGCACCTCTCGCGCGGCGTCACCATCGGCACCATGCTCAAGGACGAGGCCTTCCACTTCATCCGCCTGGGCACCTTCCTGGAACGCGCCGACAACACGGCGCGCATCATCGACGTCAAGTTCCACGGCGCCAAGGAAAGCCAGTCGCAGAAACAGAACGGCCAGTTGCAATCGCAATCGCAGTCCGGCGTGGAAGACAGCAGCCAGATCGACTTCTACTACTGGGCCGCGATCCTGCGCTCGGTGTCGGGCTTCGAGATCTACCGCAAGGTCTACCGCGACGTCATCACCCCCGAGCGCGTGGCCGAGCTGCTGATCCTGCGCTCCGACATGCCGCGCTCGCTGCTGGCCTGCATGGGCCATGTGCTGTCGAACCTGAAGAACGTCCACAACGACGTCTCGGCCGATACCGAGCGCTTCGCCGGCAAGCTGCACGCCGACCTCAAGTTCGCGCGCCTGGAAGAGATCCTCGACGAGGGGCTGCACGACTACCTGACGGTGTTCCTGGAGCGCATCTTCGAGCTGGGCAATCGCATCAGCCGCGATTTTCTTGTTCCTTTGGCAGCATGA
- a CDS encoding circularly permuted type 2 ATP-grasp protein yields MAHFFDEMYSGSAASDDPQVRQHYAEFANWLSAQSAETIARKRAESDLIFRRVGITFAVYGNDAGTERLIPFDIIPRIIHKAEWAKLEAGLVQRVKALNMFIHDIYHEQKIVKAGIIPAEQIFQNAQYRREMQDVNVVNDIYAHIAGVDIVRAGEGEFYVLEDNLRVPSGVSYMLENRKMMMRLFPDLFTRHKIAPVDHYPDLLLDNLRSVAPAGVTDPVVVVMTPGMYNSAYFEHAFLAQQMGVELVEGQDLFVKDNVVYMRTTRGPKRVDVIYRRIDDDFLDPLAFRPDSALGVPGLLQAYRAGKVTLTNAIGTGVADDKSIYPYVPDMVKFYLSEEPILNNVPTYQCRKKEDLSYTLANLDKLVVKEVHGAGGYGMLVGPASTKQEIEDFRARVIAKPDGYIAQPTLALSVCPTYVEAGIAPRHLDLRPFVLSGKNVTMVKGGLTRVALKEGSLVVNSSQGGGTKDTWILEK; encoded by the coding sequence ATGGCACATTTTTTCGATGAGATGTATTCGGGAAGCGCCGCAAGCGACGACCCGCAAGTGCGTCAGCACTATGCCGAATTCGCCAACTGGCTGTCCGCGCAATCGGCTGAAACCATCGCCCGCAAACGTGCCGAATCCGATCTGATCTTCCGCCGCGTCGGCATCACCTTCGCGGTCTACGGCAACGACGCGGGCACGGAGCGGCTGATCCCGTTCGACATCATTCCGCGCATCATCCACAAGGCCGAGTGGGCCAAGCTGGAGGCCGGGCTGGTGCAGCGCGTCAAGGCGCTCAACATGTTCATCCACGACATCTATCACGAGCAGAAGATCGTCAAGGCCGGCATCATCCCGGCCGAGCAGATCTTCCAGAACGCGCAGTACCGGCGCGAGATGCAGGACGTGAACGTGGTCAACGACATCTACGCGCACATCGCAGGGGTCGACATCGTGCGCGCCGGCGAGGGTGAGTTCTACGTCCTGGAGGACAACCTGCGCGTGCCCTCCGGCGTGTCGTACATGCTGGAGAACCGCAAGATGATGATGCGGCTGTTCCCCGACCTGTTCACGCGCCACAAGATCGCGCCGGTGGATCATTACCCCGACCTGCTGCTGGACAACCTGCGCTCGGTCGCGCCGGCCGGCGTGACCGATCCGGTGGTGGTGGTGATGACGCCGGGCATGTACAACTCGGCCTACTTCGAACACGCCTTCCTGGCCCAGCAGATGGGCGTGGAGCTGGTCGAGGGCCAGGACCTGTTCGTCAAGGACAACGTGGTCTACATGCGCACCACGCGCGGCCCCAAGCGCGTGGACGTGATCTACCGCCGCATCGACGACGACTTCCTCGATCCGCTGGCCTTCCGCCCCGACTCCGCGCTGGGCGTGCCGGGCCTGCTGCAGGCCTACCGCGCCGGCAAGGTGACGCTGACCAACGCCATCGGCACCGGTGTGGCCGACGACAAGTCGATCTATCCGTACGTGCCGGACATGGTCAAGTTCTATCTCTCGGAAGAGCCCATCCTCAACAACGTGCCGACCTACCAGTGCCGCAAGAAGGAAGACCTGTCCTATACGCTGGCCAACCTCGACAAGCTGGTGGTCAAGGAAGTGCACGGCGCCGGCGGCTACGGCATGCTGGTGGGGCCGGCTTCCACCAAACAGGAAATCGAGGACTTCCGCGCCCGCGTCATCGCCAAGCCCGACGGCTACATCGCCCAGCCGACGCTGGCGCTGTCGGTGTGCCCGACCTATGTCGAGGCCGGCATCGCGCCACGCCACCTGGACCTGCGTCCGTTCGTGCTGTCCGGCAAGAACGTGACGATGGTCAAGGGCGGGCTGACGCGCGTGGCGCTCAAGGAAGGCTCGCTGGTGGTGAACTCGTCGCAGGGCGGCGGCACCAAGGACACCTGGATTCTGGAGAAATAA